The Methanobrevibacter boviskoreani JH1 DNA window CCATAATGGTCTTATTTTAATGGATTACTATAAAGTTAATGGTTGTACTTATGAGTTATTTCAATCCCATAATGGTCTTATTTTAATTGTCAGTATGCTCGTGGTGTAATGTTAAATTTTGACATTTCAATCCCATAATGGTCTTATTTTAATTACTCCTTCAAGACAAACAAGGAATTGTCTAATATAATTTCAATCCCATAATGGTCTTATTTTAATAAATTAGCTTATCGCAGTTTAAATCAAACTCTCTTTATTTCAATCCCATAATGGTCTTATTTTAATCTAGAAGAACGGCAGTTACATGAAGCCGATGAGTATTTCAATCCCATAATGGTCTTATTTTAATTCCTGTGAAAGAATCCAATACGCTTGTTGGTGTAAGATTTCAATCCCATAATGGTCTTATTTTAATATTTACGGAGCATATGAGGACGGAGACGATTATAGTCATTTCAATCCCATAATGGTCTTATTTTAATAATCTCCAAGTCATATGAACCTGGAGCACCAGTAACATTTCAATCCCATAATGGTCTTATTTTAATATTAAAAAGAGAACTACAAGAATTACCTGAAGAAAAAAATTTCAATCCCATAATGGTCTTATTTTAATATGGACATGAAAGGGTTCATGGTAAATATGGTAGTAATTTCAATCCCATAATGGTCTTATTTTAATTTCAAGATGTTGTTTAAATTCTTTTTCCATTATTACATTTCAATCCCATAATGGTCTTATTTTAATATGAACCTGCAAAGACCACCACAACCACCATTAATAAATTTCAATCCCATAATGGTCTTATTTTAATTTTATCTCCAGAATGAAATTCAAACAGTTTTACAATATTTCAATCCCATAATGGTCTTATTTTAATTAGATACAACAAGCCTTATCCGTTCTGGGGCATTATCATTTCAATCCCATAATGGTCTTATTTTAATACTTGACCCACCAACTCAAGGACGGGAATCAATACATTTCAATCCCATAATGGTCTTATTTTAATTAGGACCAAGTACATAGAAATTTGCAACATTTCCTGATTTCAATCCCATAATGGTCTTATTTTAATTGCTCTGTTTTCACAGACATTTGCAATTATTCGGATATTTCAATCCCATAATGGTCTTATTTTAATCAATACAACTAAAATAGAAAAAGAGGGTTATATTTTAATTTCAATCCCATAATGGTCTTATTTTAATGAAGACTCGGTGTACATATACAGGCACATAATAATGATTTCAATCCCATAATGGTCTTATTTTAATTTCTAAACTAACAAAATATGGTTTTGATAATCCACTATTTCAATCCCATAATGGTCTTATTTTAATGATACAGTGCAAGTGTTGAAGGCTATAAGGTATTATCATTTCAATCCCATAATGGTCTTATTTTAATTGATTTCCACAACCTATACCCATAGCTGCTTTCTCCATTTCAATCCCATAATGGTCTTATTTTAATTTGAATTAGCAGAAGATAGTCAAGCTGCTGGGCAAATTTCAATCCCATAATGGTCTTATTTTAATTTGTTCATCATAGACTATATCACTACTTTCACAGTTATTTCAATCCCATAATGGTCTTATTTTAATTTATATGAAAGTAAACATGATAAATAAAAAATAAATATTTCAATCCCATAATGGTCTTATTTTAATTGGCAGTAATGGAACAGCACCATCAGACTTGGTAACATTTCAATCCCATAATGGTCTTATTTTAATCAGCTAAAAGAAATGAATAATACTGGTAACCTTATTGTATTTCAATCCCATAATGGTCTTATTTTAATTTGGATTTGGTCTATGAGACATACAAATTGAAGAATATTTCAATCCCATAATGGTCTTATTTTAATTAAAAACAATTAATATATAAACCGTCGTTTAATATAATTTCAATCCCATAATGGTCTTATTTTAATTGCAATATAAGCATCCTTCATAGCCTGATTGGATATTCATTTCAATCCCATAATGGTCTTATTTTAATAAGTCTTAGGAAGGTATAATAATAAAGCAGCAAGTATATTTCAATCCCATAATGGTCTTATTTTAATTAGGATTTAAATAAATTACTTAAATCCATACTAATTATTTCAATCCCATAATGGTCTTATTTTAATATCTGCATCTTTAAATTCAGAACCAGTAACAAAAACATTTCAATCCCATAATGGTCTTATTTTAATTGGGGTCACCCATAGCATACTCTATTGTAAGGTAATTTCAATCCCATAATGGTCTTATTTTAATTTTTACTTGATTATATCCATTTGTAACTGTATATTCATTTCAATCCCATAATGGTCTTATTTTAATCTGCAACAGTCAAAACACCTATACAGGTCCTTCATTGTAAATTTCAATCCCATAATGGTCTTATTTTAATTTCACTAATGTGGGACCACTGAGACTGTATATTTCCATTTCAATCCCATAATGGTCTTATTTTAATCATTGTTTTGCTTTTCTTCACCACCAGTAAGGTATCTATTTCAATCCCATAATGGTCTTATTTTAATAGGAGTTGCAAAACCGAATATATTACTGCAACCATAATTTCAATCCCATAATGGTCTTATTTTAATAATCATAAACTTGATGATCTAAAAAAGTAATTTATAAATTTCAATCCCATAATGGTCTTATTTTAATCTTAATGCGGGTATTACTGAGGCTACATTCTGGAACATTTCAATCCCATAATGGTCTTATTTTAATATCTATGTCATCGAATGTACGAACATAATCTTTAGATTTCAATCCCATAATGGTCTTATTTTAATTCGACAATGTGTTGAACGGTTTCCACTTCATACCACATTTCAATCCCATAATGGTCTTATTTTAATCTCATACACTTATAGGAAGGCACTTGATAATGTCCATTTCAATCCCATAATGGTCTTATTTTAATAAAAGGGCACAGGTTGAACAGATACAGCTTAACAGATTTCAATCCCATAATGGTCTTATTTTAATTAATCTTATGATCTAACTTGCAAGGTAGGATGAGATTTCAATCCCATAATGGTCTTATTTTAATCATCCGCCTTGTTGTTGACATTGATGAATTGTTTCTATTTCAATCCCATAATGGTCTTATTTTAATTAGATGAGAATAATAAAGCATTAAAACCATTTATTAATTTCAATCCCATAATGGTCTTATTTTAATCAGGCACATCTGATGTGTGCATTATGTAATGCCGTATTTCAATCCCATAATGGTCTTATTTTAATTAATTTAAGGTTGAATTTGTTAGTTGGAATATTTGAATTTCAATCCCATAATGGTCTTATTTTAATTTTCTAAACTAATGTTATGGGGGTGAAAAGAATGAATTTCAATCCCATAATGGTCTTATTTTAATTGTCGACTGTGTATGTGTCCTTGATTGTTACTTTCCATTTCAATCCCATAATGGTCTTATTTTAATGATAATATTAAATAATAAGATAACTAAAATTAGTATATTTCAATCCCATAATGGTCTTATTTTAATTGGATAATCACAGATGCTACTAATGACTTTATATTATTCTAATTTCAATCCCATAATGGTCTTATTTTAATCATTTTTTCATATGTTTCCGATTATCTTTAAGATATATTTCAATCCCATAATGGTCTTATTTTAATACATCTGCAAACTAAAAGCATTACTAATGAAAACATATTTCAATCCCATAATGGTCTTATTTTAATTTGAATATAATGCTCCCGAAACACAAGTATATAATGATTTCAATCCCATAATGGTCTTATTTTAATTTGGTGTATATTGAATATTGTCTATTCCCAAGAACCGTATTTCAATCCCATAATGGTCTTATTTTAATCTCAAAGGTAATATCATAACTATAAACCAATTCTGATATTTCAATCCCATAATGGTCTTATTTTAATCTGAATCATGGTATTGATAATCAACTCCTTTTGGTATTTCAATCCCATAATGGTCTTATTTTAATAAGTTAACCTTTAACGATTTACTTCGTTCACAGATATATTTCAATCCCATAATGGTCTTATTTTAATATAGTTTACAGGAACATGGGTAGAGTTAGTGTAGAAATTTCAATCCCATAATGGTCTTATTTTAATTATTCTTTTATTGTTTTCATAAATCGCCCTTATACTATTTCAATCCCATAATGGTCTTATTTTAATTTTGTTTTTCTATTATCATTGGTATGCTTTGACCTTATTTCAATCCCATAATGGTCTTATTTTAATTTTAATTACTATGAATTATATGAAGAACCTATAAGATTTCAATCCCATAATGGTCTTATTTTAATTTGATCCGTTGAACATGCAGCATATTATATATAATTATTTCAATCCCATAATGGTCTTATTTTAATTTGAGGAAATATTGAATAGGGAAAGAGATAAACTTCAATTTCAATCCCATAATGGTCTTATTTTAATAAACAATCATTTTTAGACCCATGATATAGAAAGAACATTTCAATCCCATAATGGTCTTATTTTAATCTGAAGATTCATATTATCAAAAAGTCTCCCTTTACTATTTCAATCCCATAATGGTCTTATTTTAATAGTAAATCTACACAGAAGTCATATGTTTTTCTATGATTTCAATCCCATAATGGTCTTATTTTAATGAAACCATGGGATAAATCTGTTGAGATTAGGAATAAATTTCAATCCCATAATGGTCTTATTTTAATTTTAGCAAAAAATAAATCAATCTCAAGACTAGTAACATTTCAATCCCATAATGGTCTTATTTTAATTATACACTACTGTATACAAAATTACAGAATTATATAATTTCAATCCCATAATGGTCTTATTTTAATATTATTCTGTTGATTCTTTCATCTGCAACTTTTGAGGTATTTCAATCCCATAATGGTCTTATTTTAATACAATATCACTTAGATTAAAGATACAGTTTAAGTCGATTTCAATCCCATAATGGTCTTATTTTAATCATCTATGATGGCTCATGGAGTGGGGCATTAAGCACATTTCAATCCCATAATGGTCTTATTTTAATTCATACTGGAGAATTAGAAGTAAATAACAAAATCATATTTCAATCCCATAATGGTCTTATTTTAATATATTAATGAATATTGGAGAAACACGGAGAGAATAATTTCAATCCCATAATGGTCTTATTTTAATAGGCTGGAAATTTTCTTAAAATTTATTATTTCCAATTAATTATTGTTCTTTTAATAACTTAAAATTTTTGAATATTAAAATAGAATTTATTTTATATAGATTAAAATATTTGATATTAGTTTTTAATTTTTGTTTAATAGTCTTAAGATTGATTATTTAATTTTTTATCCATTATTTATGAGATATTTAATTATAAATGTTTAAACATTCTTTTTTTATAAATTTTGTACATTTTTTTAATTTTATGTTTTTTTTATTTTATATCATTATATATAGATTAACAGTTTTTTTATTAAGATCTTAACATAAAAAAGATTATTTAAAATTTAGGGAAATACTTAAAAAAGAGTATATTATTATTTCTATTAACTTGTTTAAATATAATTTATTAAAATTAGAAAATAAATGTTATGTATAATAAGAACCTATTTTGAGTTAATATATTTTTTTAAAATCTAAAATTGAAATTTAGTATAAAAATATATTAAAATAAATAATATTTTCCATTATTTTGAAAATATGGTTAAAAGATTAAGGATTAATTTAAATACTAAATTAAATTATCTATTACTTTAGATTAAAGTTTTAATTTCATAAAAAATTTAACTAAAATCACCATCGTCTGTAAAATCCTGTGTACTCTTTAACCTGTCCTGTTAGATATTTGGTAAGTAATCTTGCTTGGTATAATAGGATATCCTGATAGGCTATTTTTTTATTATTGAATTCAATTTTAGATTCAAATTTTTTATATATTCCAGAAATGAGTGTTTTTTTAGCTTTATCTCCAATTCTAATATTGCCTTCATAGAATTCAAAATCATCTATACTAAGTTGGTTTTTATTAATTATGGATAGCACTGTTTTGTCCACTATTTGTTGTCTGAATTCCTCCATTAAATCAAATACTAAGCTTACTCTCCCATATCGCTCGGAATGTAGGAATCCACAATATGGATCAAGACCAACATTATAGATTGCTTTCCAAACAGTACTCTGTAAGATTGCATAACCATAGTTTAGAAGTGAATTTACCGGATCTTGTGCTCCTCTACCACTTCTTAAAATAAAACCCCAATCATCATTTATTATATAAGAGATTCCTTTCCAATATTCTGAAGAGGCATGACCTTCATAACCTAAGATACTTGATCTAATATTGCCGATTTTATCCACTTTCAAATCTTTTAGTCTTTGAAGTTCTATATTTAGATTATTTTTTATGTCAAGTAAATATTCATCATTATCTCTTGATTTGGCTATTGTTCCAAGTACTGCTTTTTGATTTTCTATTTTGCTTATTATGAATTCCTTAGCTATTTGGCCACTTCTTTTATCAAGTAGGGAATAATATTGCTCCTTTTTTATAATGACATTTTTCTTTTCAGGAGGAGACAATCTATAATCTACCTCCCCTTTCCAATTTATAGAAACACAGTCAATATCATATTCTGAAAGAAGGCTTAATGCATCAAATGTAATGGAACCTTTACCAGTAAATAGTATTTGGGATATGTCCTTGGCTCTAAAATATTTGATTTCTTTATTATTTTCTTTAATAATAATCTGATTATCCCTTTTGCTTACTGATTTGCCAAAACCATCTATAACCAATCTCATAATAACACCTTTAAAATATCATAAAGCTCTCCTTTTTAGGCAGGTCAAGATCACCTTCAATAAAAATAGAATCCTTACCAGAAGCTCGTTGTCTGAAGCTATTTTCAAAAGCGAGGATCACCTTCAATAAAAATAGAATCCTTACAGGTTTCACAAACAGGTATCATCATAATACTGTCATTATCGGATGAAAGATATAATTCAAAATCATTAATAAGTTCTAATCTTTCATCAATATCTAAAAAACCAGAAAAAACAGATTTTTGAACTCTTATAAGTCCATAGTATCGTAATTTATTTATAAAATGAGTACGACTTAAGTTTTCAGAGATATCGTACATTACAAAAACCATAATTTTAAATTCCCCCTAAAATTTAAAATGTATAAAAAGTAATTAAAAATATAAAATTTTTCAATCTTATTGTTTGCAATAGAACCGGAGTAATTATCATCATGAGTCCTTACCAGTGTAGCAATCCTTGTTTTATTAGATTATGTTTTGCAATACAAAAATTAGAAAACCGAGTTGATAATATATGAAATAGTCGCAATCCTTGTTTTATTAGATTATGTTTTGCAATAGTCAAAAAATTTTCTTGAAAGTACCCTTTAGAGAATGTAAAATCCTTCTTTTTTCAGATTTTTGTGCAAGTCTTCTAAAAGTACCTCTGTTTATAAAGTATTGCACAATTTATATAAAAAGATTTCTATTTAAATATGAAGATATTATTTATTTAAATTTAGACTAATTAAAAAAATAATAAATGTTTTAGATAATTGAGTAAAATTACCACGTTAAATTTAATTTAAATCAATTAAATTAAAATAAATTTTGTAATAAAAATTAAATAAAAAGTATTAAAACATAAAAATTGCTGAGACTTGCACAATTAATATCTATTCTTCATTAAGTTAAATAAGGATAGTTAAACTATTAAATTAAAAATAAATAGTTATTTGTCTTTTAAATTTTCAATTTGTAGAAAATTATAAAAATTTTTTAAATATTTTAAGAAATTATTAGATCTATTAAATATTAAAAAAATAATTATTTTAATTGGCATGGATTAAAATGATTCTAATTTAATCTTTATATTTAGATTAAAGAAAATTTTTAAAATTATATTTATTTTAATTTTAATTGAAGTTTCATCGATTTTTACACTTGAAATACTGATTAAAATATGGGGTATCGTAGAATTTTTTTAATATTTTTTTTATAATTCTAAAATTTTCTTCTAATTATTTTTACTTTTATATTTTTTAATTTTTTTTTAATTTTACTTTTAAATTATAAAATAAGTTAATTTTCAATCAGGTTTAAAGATTGAGTTTAATAAAAAATCTGTCTGATAATAGAAAATTTTTATTTTAAAAATGGTTTTATATTTTAAGTGAAAAATTGAATTTTGAAGAAGTTCAAGCTTAAAATAAGAAGAAAGTTAGTTAATTTAATTCTAAATTAACTATTAATTTATCTAAAACATTTAATTTTAAAATTTAATACATAAATCTATTTAATGTTATATTTTACTAAACTACTCAATAAATATAGCTGGCTTATATGGCATTGCATTACGGGCCTTGTTCTGTGGATCATAGGAGTCGTCGGTATGGATGACTATCTCACTACCACATTCCTCTTCCATATATGCTTTGCCGTCTTCAAAGATTGACTCCTCATCAATCTTTCCAACATATGGGGTTTTGGTTATCTCACGGCTAATCTTTTTAGCGTTTTGAGCTATTGCTTTTTTATCGGAGTAGATATTTGCTTTGATGGCCCTTCCCATGATCTGACCAATGTCAGGTTTTCCAACCTCTGAAGCTATTTTATATAAATCCCATTTCCAGTCCGGTGCAAGGTATAGGTGGATTTTACTTACATCTGTATCGACCATCTTTTCAATCTCTGTAATATCATGTACAGCATTCTGGATAAGTGCCTCGGAGGTGCTGATCTCGTCACTGATTAGGGACTCGTCATATTCCGGCCAGGATGCCTCTGATACAAAGCCCTCACCGCCATAGGTGGACCATAATTCCTCACAGGTATGTGGTGTAAATGGTGCAAGTAACCTGATCCAATTGTCCAGAAGTGTGGATAATACATAGATAACACCCTCATCACCATTATCGATAATGTGTTTTACCCTGTATAGGTAGTGGTCCACATCCTTTTTAAGTAAGAATAATGCTTCCTGTGATGCCTTTCTTGTCTGGAACACCTCAAGTGCCTCTGTTGCATTCTTGATATGTTTGTTTAATTGGCCTATCATCCATTTATCAATATTCCTTGTAAGCTCCACTTCCTTAATGTCAGATAGATTGAGGTTTCCACCTGCAACCTCATCTACTTTGGATGTAAATTCCCTAA harbors:
- the cas2 gene encoding CRISPR-associated endonuclease Cas2, with translation MVFVMYDISENLSRTHFINKLRYYGLIRVQKSVFSGFLDIDERLELINDFELYLSSDNDSIMMIPVCETCKDSIFIEGDPRF
- the cas1 gene encoding CRISPR-associated endonuclease Cas1, with amino-acid sequence MRLVIDGFGKSVSKRDNQIIIKENNKEIKYFRAKDISQILFTGKGSITFDALSLLSEYDIDCVSINWKGEVDYRLSPPEKKNVIIKKEQYYSLLDKRSGQIAKEFIISKIENQKAVLGTIAKSRDNDEYLLDIKNNLNIELQRLKDLKVDKIGNIRSSILGYEGHASSEYWKGISYIINDDWGFILRSGRGAQDPVNSLLNYGYAILQSTVWKAIYNVGLDPYCGFLHSERYGRVSLVFDLMEEFRQQIVDKTVLSIINKNQLSIDDFEFYEGNIRIGDKAKKTLISGIYKKFESKIEFNNKKIAYQDILLYQARLLTKYLTGQVKEYTGFYRRW